A stretch of Roseomonas marmotae DNA encodes these proteins:
- a CDS encoding transposase — protein MLHLPSRFAAVILSFAPLFFQRSWQHAEVLLIGAILAPGKRTVTSLLQISGLAQERRFVNYHRVLNRAVWSPRAASRLLLAHLITTFAPDGPVVLGIDDTIERRRGKRIAAMGIYRDPVRSSHGHFVKASGLRWISLMLLAPVPWAGRVWALPFLSTLAPSERYCRERGRRHKKLTDWARQLILQARRWLPRRDIVVVGDSGFAALELLAALTRHRIIGITRLRLDAALYDPAPPRRPGTNGRPRTKGARRPNLSEVLVGADTRWQRVVIPGWYGEGERNVEICSATAVWRHSGMPILPIRWILVRDPHRRFQPQALLCTDPDRTPEQILCWFIQRWQLEVTFQETRVHLGVETQRQWSELAIARTTPCLLGLFSLVTLLAAQLRASERNAAASSAWYHKERPTFSDTLAAVRRHIWCEQGFLTSRHSGHGAKPRRALQHAWAYVLCHAA, from the coding sequence ATGCTTCACCTACCATCCCGCTTCGCCGCGGTGATCCTGAGCTTTGCGCCGCTGTTTTTCCAGCGTAGCTGGCAACACGCCGAGGTGCTGCTGATCGGGGCTATCCTGGCGCCAGGCAAACGTACGGTGACCAGCCTGTTGCAGATCAGCGGCCTCGCGCAGGAGCGGCGCTTCGTGAACTATCATCGGGTGCTGAACCGGGCGGTCTGGAGCCCCCGGGCAGCGTCACGCCTCCTGCTGGCGCACCTGATCACGACCTTCGCACCGGACGGGCCGGTCGTCCTGGGCATCGACGACACGATTGAGCGCCGCCGCGGCAAGCGGATTGCAGCGATGGGCATCTACCGCGACCCGGTGCGCTCCAGCCACGGCCATTTCGTGAAAGCTTCCGGCCTGCGTTGGATCAGCCTGATGCTCTTGGCACCTGTTCCCTGGGCCGGCCGGGTTTGGGCGCTGCCTTTCCTGTCCACGCTCGCGCCCTCCGAGCGGTACTGTCGCGAGCGGGGCCGGCGGCACAAGAAGCTCACCGACTGGGCTCGCCAACTGATCCTGCAGGCCCGTCGCTGGCTTCCAAGGCGCGACATCGTGGTGGTCGGCGACAGCGGCTTTGCGGCCCTGGAACTGCTGGCTGCCCTGACCCGGCACAGGATCATCGGGATCACGCGCCTGCGGCTCGATGCCGCGCTCTATGATCCGGCGCCGCCACGGCGACCTGGAACCAATGGTCGGCCCCGCACGAAAGGGGCGCGGCGGCCCAACCTGTCGGAGGTGCTGGTCGGTGCCGATACGCGTTGGCAGCGTGTCGTGATCCCAGGCTGGTATGGTGAGGGCGAACGCAACGTCGAGATCTGCTCGGCCACTGCCGTATGGCGTCATAGCGGAATGCCGATCCTGCCGATCCGCTGGATCCTGGTCCGCGATCCTCATCGCCGGTTCCAGCCGCAGGCCCTGCTGTGCACTGATCCTGATCGGACGCCCGAGCAGATCCTGTGTTGGTTCATCCAGCGCTGGCAGCTGGAGGTGACCTTTCAGGAAACCAGGGTGCATCTCGGTGTCGAGACCCAGCGGCAGTGGTCGGAGCTCGCCATCGCCCGCACGACGCCATGCCTGCTTGGGCTATTCTCGCTCGTCACCCTCCTGGCTGCCCAGCTCAGAGCCTCAGAACGCAATGCCGCGGCAAGCAGCGCTTGGTATCACAAGGAACGTCCGACCTTCAGCGATACCCTCGCCGCCGTGCGACGTCACATCTGGTGCGAGCAAGGTTTCCTCACATCCCGGCACAGCGGCCACGGCGCAAAACCCCGGCGAGCGCTCCAGCACGCCTGGGCTTACGTCCTTTGTCACGCCGCCTGA
- a CDS encoding ParA family protein: MAPQILALASTKGGVGKTTLAFCLATELARRLADMSDSRNPDMPDGRLVECIDADPNQTLYQAIRRGKAKGVRAEVANGETLLAAVGEASKRAGLIVIDLEGTANQAMLYACGKANLVLIPAQPSLFDVVEAMKTHAVVEQAADLTRREITTRVVLSRTPVLRQRVVEHSRKQFAERGLPMLSTELMERTAFRLMTYTGTPPWEDDPEGGAAGNVTALGDEVAALLGWTDNG, from the coding sequence ATGGCACCTCAAATCCTGGCTTTAGCCAGCACAAAGGGCGGCGTAGGCAAGACCACGCTCGCCTTTTGCCTCGCAACAGAATTGGCACGGCGGTTGGCCGACATGTCGGATAGTCGGAATCCCGACATGCCGGATGGTCGGCTGGTTGAGTGTATCGACGCCGACCCGAACCAAACACTTTACCAAGCGATTCGTCGGGGTAAGGCGAAAGGTGTTCGTGCAGAGGTGGCTAACGGCGAGACTCTGCTGGCGGCTGTCGGTGAGGCCAGTAAGCGAGCCGGATTGATCGTGATCGACTTGGAGGGCACCGCCAACCAAGCCATGCTCTATGCTTGCGGCAAGGCAAACCTAGTCCTGATTCCGGCCCAGCCATCGCTCTTCGATGTGGTTGAGGCGATGAAGACCCACGCCGTAGTGGAGCAGGCGGCAGACCTGACACGGCGGGAGATCACCACTCGGGTTGTTCTCTCCCGCACGCCCGTGCTGCGGCAGCGAGTGGTCGAACATAGCCGGAAGCAATTCGCCGAGCGGGGGCTGCCGATGCTGTCCACGGAGCTGATGGAGCGGACCGCCTTCCGATTGATGACCTATACAGGCACTCCTCCATGGGAAGACGACCCGGAAGGTGGTGCGGCCGGCAATGTAACTGCGCTGGGTGATGAAGTGGCAGCGCTGCTGGGATGGACTGATAATGGCTAA
- a CDS encoding IS5 family transposase → MWTKEHRARQAGFERRRYPTDLTDQEWRVIRPLLPPSSTRGRRPGVDLREVLNAIRYLARAGCGWRMLPVHFGPWQTIYWWFRRLARRFLFATLHNIALMLDRERVGREASPSAGVLDSQTVKSPQALGGGGFDAAKRLKGRKRHIAVDTDGRLLMVNLTTADVQDASGAEQIVKAIRKRWPWLKHLFADGAYDRGKLMSAAAFHDFVIEVVRKLTDQQGFQVLPRRWVVERTFGWMTRWRRLVRDYERRCDVSEAMIHVSMGALLVRRIAHP, encoded by the coding sequence ATGTGGACCAAGGAACATCGCGCACGGCAGGCTGGCTTTGAGCGGCGCCGCTACCCGACCGATCTGACGGATCAGGAATGGCGGGTTATTCGGCCTCTGCTGCCGCCCAGCAGCACCCGCGGCAGGCGGCCAGGCGTTGACCTGCGCGAGGTGCTGAACGCGATCCGCTACCTGGCACGGGCCGGGTGTGGCTGGCGCATGCTGCCGGTCCATTTCGGACCATGGCAGACGATCTATTGGTGGTTCCGGCGGCTCGCACGACGGTTCCTGTTCGCCACTCTGCACAACATCGCGCTGATGCTGGATCGTGAGCGGGTGGGGCGCGAGGCCAGCCCTTCCGCCGGGGTTCTGGACAGCCAGACGGTCAAGTCGCCCCAAGCACTGGGCGGCGGCGGCTTTGATGCCGCCAAGCGCCTCAAGGGCCGCAAGCGCCACATTGCGGTCGACACTGATGGCCGCCTGCTGATGGTCAACCTAACGACGGCCGACGTGCAGGATGCTTCCGGGGCGGAGCAGATCGTCAAGGCGATCCGCAAGCGCTGGCCCTGGTTGAAGCACCTCTTTGCCGACGGCGCCTATGACCGCGGCAAGCTGATGAGCGCTGCCGCCTTCCATGACTTCGTCATCGAGGTGGTGCGCAAGCTGACGGACCAGCAAGGCTTCCAGGTGCTGCCACGCCGCTGGGTGGTGGAGAGAACCTTTGGCTGGATGACCCGCTGGCGCCGCCTGGTCCGCGACTATGAACGCCGCTGCGACGTCTCCGAAGCCATGATCCACGTCAGCATGGGCGCGCTCCTCGTCCGGCGCATCGCTCACCCATGA